DNA sequence from the Ogataea parapolymorpha DL-1 chromosome II, whole genome shotgun sequence genome:
TTCGTGGGGAGGGTAACAGAGAGAGCTGAAGCTTCCGAGTCGAGCTACGAGAATTGTGTTCACCAAAGAGAACGCGAGAGCCTGTTGGACCTTCTCAGACGCTTCTTCTGATCTGTCTGTCGTGGGGATGACCAGTCGCCTTTTACCAACACCGTCTCTTCCTGGTTGCCAGCTTGTTCTATGCCCCAATGGCTCTCCACGGCCAACTACGGTGCTCAGCAAAATACCAACTTACCAGCCGACCTACCAAAGGCCGTCAGACTCTGCCAAAGGCCGCTCATCAAGCAGATTTGCTTCCTGCCTCTGCATTTACTTGCTACCTTCCGTCAGCCTTCTACATTGATTGCACCGCCcggtgaaaaatttattatCATGAAAGACTATCTAGTGTACATGTCGCAGGCCCATATGGGTTTCCGGCgtgcagagctggaatcTCTGGCCGAGATGCACGGGTTTAGCGTGGATCTGAGCGGTTTGAGCGAAAAGTCGCCGTTTTTCGTGGTGCAGCTTGAGAACGACGAGCAGGCCGCCCAGCTGATTCGCAGATCTGTTCTTTCTCGGGCCATTTACGAGCTCTGGGGCCAGGGAGCGACGTTGGCCGACCTGCATGCCGATGTTAAACAGCGCAGTTCGGCACTTATCTCCAAATACAAGCAGTCGACCTTCAAGTTCGATATTGTTTCGTACCAGGGTAGCAGAAAGAGCCgggagcagcagctggcgcTGATCAACTCGTTTGCGTTCCTCGCCTTTGAGGGGAAAATAAAGATGAAAAATCCGGACCAGATATTCGCCATTTTGGAGGCCTACAGCATTGTCAACCAGGAACCTGCTCCGCAGCCGGATTATATGTACTTTGGCCGCGAGGTGGAGGTTTCTGAGCGCTCGCGCGGGGTTCTGGAGCGCCATGAGATTGCCAAACGGCCATACTACGGGACCACGACGTTCGACGCCGAGCTGGCACTGGTGAGTTGCAATCTTGCCCAGACGCGAGCGGGCCAGCTCATATACGACCCGTTCGTGGGCACAGGGTCATTTGCGCTTGCTGCTGCACACTATGGAGCCTTTGCATACGGAACAGATATAGATTTCCGAGCGCTCAAGGGCAAGGGGCCCAGTCGGCGA
Encoded proteins:
- a CDS encoding tRNA (guanine(10)-N2)-methyltransferase — translated: MPQWLSTANYGAQQNTNLPADLPKAVRLCQRPLIKQICFLPLHLLATFRQPSTLIAPPGEKFIIMKDYLVYMSQAHMGFRRAELESLAEMHGFSVDLSGLSEKSPFFVVQLENDEQAAQLIRRSVLSRAIYELWGQGATLADLHADVKQRSSALISKYKQSTFKFDIVSYQGSRKSREQQLALINSFAFLAFEGKIKMKNPDQIFAILEAYSIVNQEPAPQPDYMYFGREVEVSERSRGVLERHEIAKRPYYGTTTFDAELALVSCNLAQTRAGQLIYDPFVGTGSFALAAAHYGAFAYGTDIDFRALKGKGPSRRLATNFEKYGTSHLFGDVLCMDFTHNAFRKNLLFDSIVCDPPYGVREGLKVCGTNREERFEGKEKIIIDGEYAYLRRDFIQPKKNYSLDLLLDDLLQFAAERLPVNGRLCFWMPVANDQDIPTLVPQHEKLQLVYNLVQEFNKWSRRLLVYAKRDANYKGTTITSQERGLQNDFRNRYFHRFK